AACCAATTCTTTTAAGAGCAAAAGAGCAATTAGATGCTGGTGCAGATTATTTGGATTTAAACATCGGACCTGCTGAAAAAGGCGGCGAAGAGTTAATGCAATGGGGTGTAAAATTACTTCAGGAAAACTTTGATAATGTACCAATTGCACTCGATACCGCTAACATGAAAGCGATTGAAGCTGGTATTCAGGTTTATAACCGTTCCAAAGGAAAACCAATCGTAAACTCTGCCGATGCTGGGGATCGAATTGAATATGTTGATTTAGCAGCTGCTAACGACGCAATGGTTATTGCTCTTTGTTCAAAAGAAGGCGTACCAGCAAATAACGACGAACGTATTGCTTACTGTTCAGAATTATTGGAACGTGGAATGGAACGGGGAATGGAACCAACTGATTTATTATTTGATCCATTATTCATCGTTATCAAAGGAATGCAAGATCAATTAGGCGACGTTTTAGAAGCAATTCAAATGATTACTGACATGGGCTTGTTAACAACGGGTGGATTAAGTAATGTATCTAACGGTGCACCAAAACATATTCGTCCATTATTAGATAGCGCAACAGTAGCAATGGCAATGCAATGTGGATTTAGTTCTGCGATTGTTAATCCTTGTGACAAACGATTAATGGAAACCATTGTAGCTTGTGATATTATCAAAAATAATATCCTTTATGCAGATTCAGTTCTTGAGTTCTAAAATACCTTTTTAGATTAACAATAGGTATTTGAAAATACTCAAAAAAAAGCCCCTGACAGATATTCATCACTTGCGGCACAAGTAAAGACGAATAGTCGGGAGCAAACAATAATGTATAATGTATTGAACATCTACATTGTATAACATTTAACAATGTTTGTAAAGACTATTTTACGGATATTCTTATATTTTTACAATTTAGTAAAAATATATACTATACGAAAAAGATGCTTTGATATAATTTATAAAATTTAGAGAGGTAGAAAAAATATGAGCAATGAAATTTTGAATTACGATAAGGTCGCTGAAGCTTCCCTTGCGAAAGCTCAAAGAGATGGCGCAGAAACAATGTGGGATCGACGTGCTGCACAAAAAACCCAATGTGGTTTTGGAGAAGCAGGGGTATGTTGCCGAATTTGTGCAATGGGTCCATGTCGAGTCAGTCCAGTTCCTGGAAAAGGCGCTGAAAGAGGTATTTGTGGAGCAAATGCGGACACAATTGTTGCTAGAAACTTTGCTAGAATGGTAGCTGGTGGAACATCAGCCCACTCGGATCATGCTCGAGATATTGTTCATGCGATGCATGGCGCAAAAGCTGAAGGTCCTTTCAAAATCCGTGATGAAGCTAAACTTAGAAGAATCGCTGGTGAATGGGGAATTGAAGCAGCAGATACAAAAGAAACATATGCTTTAGCTCATGAATTAGCTGATATGGCTTTACAGGAATTTGGTAAACCTTTTGGGACACAACGTTTCTTAAAAAGAGCACCAATTGCCAGACAAGAATTATGGGAGAGAGAAAGAATTGCACCACGCGCTATTGATATGGAAGTTACAACTTTAATGCATTCAACGCATATGGGTTGCGCATCAGATTACGAAAGTCTATTTAGACGTGGGATGCGAACTGGATTGTCTGATGGATGGGGCGGTTCCATGATCGGTACCGAATTCTCAGACATTATGTATGGAACTCCTTCAGCTCGTCCATCTTCTTCGAACTTAGGCGTTATTGATGCCGAAATGGTCAATGTTCTAATCCATGGTCATGATCCAAATCTTGCTGAAATGGTTGTATTGGCTGCTCAAAATCCTGAAATGGTTGAACTGGCTAAAGCTAAAGGCGCTAAAGGCATTAATATTGTTGGGATGTGTTGTACAGGGAATGAAATGACCATGCGACATGGCATTAAAATTGCCGGTAATTTCTATCAACAGGAAATGTGTATCATCACGGGTGCCATTGAAGCGGTTGTAGTAGATGTTCAATGTATTTTCCCAGCGTTGCCTGCATTAGCGAAAACATATCATACCCGATTCATCAGTACTTCACAAAAAGCTAAAATTTCTGGTGATATGTATATTGAATTTTCTGAAGAAACCGGCTTAGAGAATGCTAATGAAATTATTAAAATAGCTGTCGAAAACTTCCCGAACAGAGATGCTGCTAAAGTTGAAATTCCAGACATCAAACAAGATACCATGGTTGGATACTCAGTAGAAGCGATCATTGATCATTTAGATGCCGTTGTAAACTCTCAATTAGAAGATGAACTGGGAACCGTTAAACCATTAACTGATGTTATCTATGCTGGTGTTCTTCGTGGGGCTGCTGGTGTCGTTGGTTGTAATAATCCGAAACAACAACATGATTATGCTCACGTTAAAGTTATGGAAGAATTAATCAAACGAGATGTCATCTGTGTTGTTACAGGTTGTGCTGCTCAAGCTGCTGCTAAAGCCGGTTTATTAACATTAGAAGCAAAAGATCGATGCGGCCGTGGTCTTTTAGAAGTTTGTGAACGGGTAAATATTCCACCAGTTCTTCATATGGGTTCTTGTGTAGATATCAGCCGTATCCTACATATTGTTAACTTATGTGCTGATGTTAGAGGAATTGATCCAGCGTTATTACCAGTTGTTGGTATTGCCCCTGAATGGATGTCAGAAAAAGCGGTTTCAATTGCTAACTATGTCGTTGGTTCAGGTATTAATACTTACCTGGGTGTTATTCCGCAAGTTTTGGGATCACCAAACTTCACAAAATTATTAACTGAAGATTGCCAAGAATTTATTGGTGCTCATTTTGTATTTGAAAAAGATCCGATTGTCATGGTTGATAAAATCATGGAAGATATGGAAGAAAAACGTACTGCTTTAGGTATCTAATTAATAAAAGATAGACAGGTGAAAAAATGAAAATAGCATTAACAGGAAAAGGTGGTGTTGGTAAAACAACCATCTCCGCAAGTTTAAGCCGATATTTTGCCGATGAAGGATTTAATGTATTAACAGTTGATGCTGATCCCGATGCTAATCTTGGCCTTGCCTTAGGCATGACCGAGGAAATGATTGAAAGTATTGTTCCAATTTCAGAAATGAAAGACTTGGTTGAAGAGCGAACCGCTGCCGACACAGGTTCTTTTGGATCAATGTTTCGAATGAATCCTGAGGTTGCCGATATTCCCGAACGTTACGCAAAGGAATTTAATGGGGTCAAGCTACTAACAATGGGAACTGTTGACACGGGCGGGTCCGGTTGTGTATGTCCAGAGCATGTTTTGTTAAAAATGCTCATGAGCCATTTGGTATTGTACCAAAAAGATGTGGTTATCATGGATATGGAAGCTGGAATTGAACACTTGGGTCGTGGTACTGCCGGAGCAGTTGATGCATTTATTGTTGTCGTTGAACCGGGAGTTCGAAGCATTCAAACTTATCACAAAGTTAAATCGATGGCAATGGATATTGGGGTAAAACAGGTTTATGTTATTGGAAATAAAATCCGGAATGACGGAGATATCGCCTTTTTAAAAGAAAAAATCGGAGCAGAGAACATCATCGGATTTTTAAATTACCGCGATGCCATCTCGGAATCAGATCGCAACAATAAATCACCTTATGACGATCCTGTCATGAAGGAAGACATCGCTGCTTTAGGAAAAAGTATTTTGGCGATTGTCGAAGAAAAAAAGAAATAAAAAATCAACAAAAATCTAATGTTAATTGAACTAATCTAAGGAGGAAAAAGTCCATATGAATATGAATCTTTTTGATATAATTTACGACGGTCAAGCTCAGTACCTGCAACGTGCTGAAGAAATGGTTGCCAAGGTCGTAGCTGAAAAAGGAAAAGAAACACCGGTTAAATTTCCAGGAACTGCTTATGCTTTACCTTGTATTTATGCCATTACAGGCAAAAAAATCACTAATGTAGGTGAACTGGAAGATGCCTTAGCTCTTGCTAAAGAAAAAATTCATAGAACAAACTATTTGCAAGACGCTTTAGATGCTGGAACAGCTTCAGCAATGTTAGCTGAAATTATTGAAGCGATTAAATATGTTTACGATGAAATTCCATATGCAGGTCGTGCCGTGGAAGATTTAAATACAACCGATGAACGTTACTTAGGACATATCACTGATGCTGAAGTACGTAACTTTGGGGTGCCATTGGTAACCGATGATATTCCTGGTGTTGCTGTTATTATTGGGGAAGCCAAAGATGCTGAAACCTTAGCTGGCATCGTTAAAGATTACCAGGGTAAAGGTTTGTTAACCTTCATGGTTGGTAAGGTAATCGATCAGGCTGTTGAACAAAAAATCAAAATGGGTATTGACCTTCGAGTAATTCCATTGGGACATGAAATTGAATCTGTTATCCATGTTGTATCAGTAGCGATTCGTGCCAGCTTAATTTTTGGTGCGACACCTCCTGGCGACTTCTTAGCTCACAGAACTTATACTAAAAAACGTGTCAAAGCATTTGTTAACGTATTTGGACCATGGGATAACAAAATCATTGCTGCCGGTGCTGCTGCCATCGAATTAGGCTTCCCAGCTGTGACTGAAACATTTATTAATGAAGTACCAACCTTATTATTACATCAACCAGACAACAGCAAAGTTGTTGCAACTTCTTTAGAAGCACGTAACATCAAAATCAAAGTTACCGAAATCGATTGTCCAGTTGCTGTTTCTTCAGCATTTGAAGGTGAACGTGTTCGTAAAGATACAATGTTCGCTGAATTTGGTGGAAACAAAACAGAATGTTGGGAACTTGTTACAACTGGTGATTTAGCCGAAATGGAAGATCACAAAATTACCGTTGTGGGACCAGATATTGATGACGCAATGTTCGAAGGTAAAGGCGTTGTTCGTTTACCAATGGGTGTCGTTGTTAAAGTTGCTGGTAAACAAATGCAAAAAGATTTCGAAACCGTTCTTGAAAGACGTATCCATTACTTTACAAACTATATTGAAGGCGCAATGCATGTTGGGCAAAGAAATATTGCCTGGATTCGTTTGACCAAAGAAGCATTTGAAAAAGGTTTCCGTCTAAAACATATTGGTGAAGTTTTATATGCCAAAATGCGATCAGACTTTGATAAAGTTGTTGATAAATGTGAAGTAACTATTTATACTAACGCTGAAGATGTAAAACGACTTGGCGAAGAAATGGTTAAACCAATTTACGCTGAACGTGATGAACGAATGGGTGCATTAACAGATGAAAGTGTTGATGAATTCTATACCTGTTTATTATGTCAGTCTTTCGCTCCTAGCCATGTTTGTATCGTAACACCAGAACGTTTAGGTCTATGTGGTGCGGTTTCCTGGTTAGATGCTAAAGCAACAAAAGAATTAGATCCAATGGGACCAAATCAACCAGTTGTTAAAGGTGCTGCAATTGATGAACGTCTTGGGGTATGGGATTCTGTTAATGAAGCAGTAGCCACTAATTCTCAGGGTGCAGTTGAAAAAGTAACACTTTATTCAATTCTTGAAGATCCAATGACTTCTTGTGGTTGTTTCGAATGTATTTGTGGTATTATGCCAGAAGCTAACGGTGTTATTATTGTTAATCGAGAATTCGGAGATGTTTCACCAGTTGGGATGACATTTGGTGAATTGGCATCGATGACTGGTGGTGGGGTTCAAACTCCAGGTTTCATGGGTCATGGCCGATTCCTGATCGGTTCTAAGAAATTCATGTCAGCTGAAGGTGGATTACCAAGAATCGTCTGGATGCCTAAAGAATTAAAAGATGACGTTGCTGATCGTTTAAATAAAGCAGTATTTGAAATGACTGGAATTGAAAACTTCGCAGACATGGTTTGTGATGAAACAATTGCCAACGATTCAGAAGCAGTATTAGAATTCTTAGAATCAAAAGGACATCCAGCATTAGCAATGGATCCAATTATGTAATACATTTTGACTAAAGTCAAAAATGATAACATGCCTGAAGGCAGAACACAGACGTGTTCTGCCTTTTTTTGAAATCTGAGATAGAGAAATATTCTAGTTTAGATTAATTCTTGATTCTTATAGCTTTATTAAGAAAATAATGTTATAGTAATTACAAACAAAAACAACTAGGAGGAAACAATATGTGTAATAATAAAGAACTTCATAGCCATGGCGAACATCACGATCACGAAGAAGGACATCCACACAACGGTTTAGTCGATCACGATCATCCACACGACCGTCCTCATGGTAGCGACGAAGGGCACGAACATGCGCATGAACACAATCACGAACATGAGCATCACCATAGTCATCCTCATAATGACGATCATGATCATGGCAGTGACCATACCCACCCTGAGGAACATGCTCACGAACATGCGCACAAACATGCTCATCCACATCAGCACGTACATGAACACGTGCATCCCCATGAAGACGGCGAAGTGCATGCTCATGGTCACGAACATCCCCATCCGCATAGTCACGAAGGTGGACATTGTGGCAACCATGGTGTAAATGGTGCTGGTTGTTGCCATGCTGAAGATGTCGAAAATAAAGATATTGAAATTTTAGGTTTGTTATTAGATCATTGGGTTGCACACAACCAGGATCATGCGAAAGAATATAATACCTGGGTCGAAAAAATGAACCGCTTGGGCAAAAATGATGTTGCCGAATCACTTATTGAAGCAGTGGCATTAATGAGTGAAGCGGATAAACATTTAGTAGCAGCAAAAAAAGAACTGAACTAATCATACAAACCTGTGTTTCGAGTGCTTAAAGAGTGCGAAACACAGGTTTGTCAGTTATGAGTTAATGGCCTTAAATTAAGACTATTAATGTATAATATAATCAGAATCAGTCTCTCCTTAACTTGTGTTACGGGGGCGGCTGTGTTAAAATAATTTCAATTAAATGAAAGGAGACTGAGAACATGTGTGAATCTTCAGCTTATATGATTACTCCTGAAGGGGAAACAAAGATTATGGACTACGTGGTGGATATTGTTCCAAATGATGATGGTAGTTTAACGTTATCTGATTTATTGGGCGGTACTAAAATTGTTCAAGGCAAATTAAAAGAAGTAAAACTTCTTAACCACAAAATTATCATTGAAGGATTAATGGCATAATATGAATATTGTTGTGCTAGATGGTATGGGTGGAGGGATTGGTTCCCGAATTGTTGGTATTCTCAAAGATGAAATACCCCCGTATATTGAAATATATGGACTGGGAACGAATGCTTTGGCAACGGCAGCGATGCTAAAAAAAGGTGCTAATAAAGGTGCAACCGGAGAAAATGCGATTGCCGTTACGGTTAAAAAAGCTGATTTTATTATAGGATCAATTGCAATGACAATTCCGAATTCGATGATGGGAGAAGTTACGCCTAAAATGGTTGAAGCCATTGGCAATAGTGACGGATTAAAAATTTATATTCCGATTCTGCCGGAAAATCATCATATTGTTTCGCTGGAAGAAAAACCATTATTACTCCAGATCCGCGAAGCGGTGTCTTTGATTAAAAAAGAACTTAATTTGGGAGACGTCTAGATGGATACTCAATTAAATATGGAAAAGGAAGCGGACATTTTCAAGGTGCTTTTGGCACATTGGATTAATCATACCGGTGATCATATTGACGGCTATCAGGAATGGGCAGAAAAATTAAAAGAAACCTCTTTAGACAGTGTATCACAAGAGATTTATTTAGCAATTGATCTAATGCGCGAAGCTCAAACGAAAATTAAGGAAGCTAAGTTACGTTTCTGAAAAGTCGTGATGTTGACAACTAAATTAATAATGATCAACCCATGCTTGAAAGCAGGACTTTTTGTTCTGTTTTTTTTTCGTCAGAATTGCCAAATTGTTTGAATAAACTTATCAAGGTTTGGAAAAGCCCAGAAAAAATGTGCATTTTTTCTGGGCTTTTTTTATAAAAGGTTATACAGGTATTTATAGTTGGTGTATAATAGATAATTATGACAAGAATTTAAAGAAGGTTTAGAATGCGAATAAAAGATAAAAAACGTTTTGTTATTGCTTGCAGTGGTCTAGTGATATTGCTGATCTTAATCATTGTAGTTGTAATTATAGGGTTCGGTCACAAAAATAATACGAACGGCAGTGCCGATAATCAAAAGAATTTGCCGTCGTCAGCCGCACAGACACCAACTTCGAATAAATCGGAATCAGCAACGAATTCGCCCTCAAAGTCGACTGAGACAACAATGGATATAACAACAACCGATAGTCTGACGATGTTAGTGAATAAAAATCATCCCATCCCTGAAAGTTATGTTCCCGCTGATCTGATTACGGTTGACTTGCCATCGACGCGAGATACGCAGTTGAGGACCGTTGCAGCAGCGGGTTTAACTAAACTTTTTGATGCTGCCAGCGAGGCCGGTCTGGAATTATATTGCTGTTCCGGGTATCGTTCATACGAAACGCAATCGGAATTATATGACTGGAACGTGAGCACATATGGTGTTGAAGGTGCTGACCTTGTCAGTGCGCAACCCGGAAAAAGCGAGCATCAATTGGGTTTAGCAATGGATGTCACCAGTGCCTCGGTGGATTTTGACTTGCTGGAAAGTTTTGGCACTACCGCGGAAGGGCAATTCATTAAAGATAATGCCTATAAATATGGCTTTATTGTCAGATATCCGCAGGGGAAAACAGACATTACCGGTTATGCTTATGAACCTTGGCATCTCCGGTATCTAGGTGTTGATGTCGCGACGGACATCTATAATAGCGGAAAAACGATGGAAGAATATTTTGGCACAAACTGAGTCGTTGATTTAGGATAAAAAGATTGTGAAAAAGGATATCTTGTGATATCCTTTTTCATTGAGTTTTTATCCGATAAAAAACTATTTTCAAAAAAAAGATTATTTGGTATAATAAGCAGATATTTAATGCGCCCGTAGCTCAGGTGGATAGAGCAGTAGTTTCCTAAACTGCGTGCCGGAGGTTCGAATCCTCTCGGGTGCACCATTAAAAAGCTGACGGCGTTGAGCCGTTTTTTAATTTACGTTTGGTTAGCGTTATTTTGTTTAAAATTAATTAAGAAAGTATTGCAAATTGATAAAACAAGGTTTATACTTCATAGGGCTATTAAGAAAAGAAAAAGAAAAACGTTATGATGGAGGTGAAACGATGAAAAACGAAAAAAAATATCTGCTTGTTTTTAGCTTATTGCTTGTGTTTGCGTTAGTTTCACCGACTATTATTGCGTGGATTAGCATCATCCTTTCACCGCTAATTACCACGGCTGGTGTTGTTCTGGTGATCTTTATAATAACCGTTATCATTGCCTGGAAGGGTAAAATTGGTCGTAAATAGGCAGTAATACAGAGTCAGTAATAAATTAGTTTAGAATTTAATCATAAATAATTAAATCAACAGGAGATCAAGTTGGAGATACGATTAGTACAAGAAAAAGATTATCAACGCGTGTTGGATATTCTTAATGAAGCGATTGCTGCCAGAAAATTTACTGCGCAATTGTCGTTGGCAACGATGGAGATGAGAAAAGAATGGTTTATTCATCATTCGGCACCACGTCATCCGATGTTTGTTGCGGTTGTTGCGGACCAGGTGGTTGGTTGGATAACTCTGACTGAGTTTCGGGCCGGACGAGAAGGTTTTCGTTTTACTTCAGAAATCAGTTACTATATCGATAGCCGTTTTCATCGTCAGGGAATCGGCTCGCTGCTGATGAAACGGGCGATTGAAGCTGCCAAAGAAATTGGTTTTAAGAATCTGGTGGCAGTTGTTTTTGATACGAACATCTGCAGCCGAAAATTGGTGAAAAAACACGGTTTTAAGTTATGGGGACATATGCCGGACACCGTTGATATTGATGGCCAAAGTATTGGTTTTGATTATTGGGGATTGAAAATAGAAAAATAATAAATCCTACTTGATTATTATCGACGTTGCTGATATAATTTTACTGTTGTTCAAAAGGCTGTATGCCTTTTTTTATTGGATAAACGCGACTTGAAAAAGTTCACCAAATAAATAGAAGACGAGCAATAACAAGGAATGTTTTCATTGACAAAAATAAGGTTGTTGTGGTATTCTATGTTAGTGACTATGAAAATAGGGAACGTGTGCCTGCATGTTCCTGCGGGTGTTGATATAAGGATGTAGGAGGTGCTGGAATGAGAGTAAAAGTTACTTTAGCATGTACAGAATGCAAGCAAAGAAATTACGATACCATGAAAAACAAGAAAAATAACCCTGATCGTTTAGAAGTGGATAAATATTGCAAGTTTTGTAAGAAGCATACACCACATAAAGAAACGAAATAATGGATAAAGAGGGATGTCATGGCAACAACTAAGAAAACTAAAAATGCCAGTAGTAAAAAAGGTAAAGAAAACACCCAAGAACAGGCACAAAAAACCGGAGATAAGGCAGCAAACCTGGTAAAAGAGGAAAAGAAAACGCCTCAATCAACGGCAAAAAATGAGAAAAAACCACAAAAGAAGTCAAACGAAAAAAATAAGCA
This is a stretch of genomic DNA from Acetobacterium woodii DSM 1030. It encodes these proteins:
- a CDS encoding GNAT family N-acetyltransferase, whose protein sequence is MEIRLVQEKDYQRVLDILNEAIAARKFTAQLSLATMEMRKEWFIHHSAPRHPMFVAVVADQVVGWITLTEFRAGREGFRFTSEISYYIDSRFHRQGIGSLLMKRAIEAAKEIGFKNLVAVVFDTNICSRKLVKKHGFKLWGHMPDTVDIDGQSIGFDYWGLKIEK
- a CDS encoding DUF3842 family protein — translated: MNIVVLDGMGGGIGSRIVGILKDEIPPYIEIYGLGTNALATAAMLKKGANKGATGENAIAVTVKKADFIIGSIAMTIPNSMMGEVTPKMVEAIGNSDGLKIYIPILPENHHIVSLEEKPLLLQIREAVSLIKKELNLGDV
- the cooS gene encoding anaerobic carbon-monoxide dehydrogenase catalytic subunit; protein product: MSNEILNYDKVAEASLAKAQRDGAETMWDRRAAQKTQCGFGEAGVCCRICAMGPCRVSPVPGKGAERGICGANADTIVARNFARMVAGGTSAHSDHARDIVHAMHGAKAEGPFKIRDEAKLRRIAGEWGIEAADTKETYALAHELADMALQEFGKPFGTQRFLKRAPIARQELWERERIAPRAIDMEVTTLMHSTHMGCASDYESLFRRGMRTGLSDGWGGSMIGTEFSDIMYGTPSARPSSSNLGVIDAEMVNVLIHGHDPNLAEMVVLAAQNPEMVELAKAKGAKGINIVGMCCTGNEMTMRHGIKIAGNFYQQEMCIITGAIEAVVVDVQCIFPALPALAKTYHTRFISTSQKAKISGDMYIEFSEETGLENANEIIKIAVENFPNRDAAKVEIPDIKQDTMVGYSVEAIIDHLDAVVNSQLEDELGTVKPLTDVIYAGVLRGAAGVVGCNNPKQQHDYAHVKVMEELIKRDVICVVTGCAAQAAAKAGLLTLEAKDRCGRGLLEVCERVNIPPVLHMGSCVDISRILHIVNLCADVRGIDPALLPVVGIAPEWMSEKAVSIANYVVGSGINTYLGVIPQVLGSPNFTKLLTEDCQEFIGAHFVFEKDPIVMVDKIMEDMEEKRTALGI
- the acsB gene encoding acetyl-CoA decarbonylase/synthase complex subunit alpha/beta — protein: MNLFDIIYDGQAQYLQRAEEMVAKVVAEKGKETPVKFPGTAYALPCIYAITGKKITNVGELEDALALAKEKIHRTNYLQDALDAGTASAMLAEIIEAIKYVYDEIPYAGRAVEDLNTTDERYLGHITDAEVRNFGVPLVTDDIPGVAVIIGEAKDAETLAGIVKDYQGKGLLTFMVGKVIDQAVEQKIKMGIDLRVIPLGHEIESVIHVVSVAIRASLIFGATPPGDFLAHRTYTKKRVKAFVNVFGPWDNKIIAAGAAAIELGFPAVTETFINEVPTLLLHQPDNSKVVATSLEARNIKIKVTEIDCPVAVSSAFEGERVRKDTMFAEFGGNKTECWELVTTGDLAEMEDHKITVVGPDIDDAMFEGKGVVRLPMGVVVKVAGKQMQKDFETVLERRIHYFTNYIEGAMHVGQRNIAWIRLTKEAFEKGFRLKHIGEVLYAKMRSDFDKVVDKCEVTIYTNAEDVKRLGEEMVKPIYAERDERMGALTDESVDEFYTCLLCQSFAPSHVCIVTPERLGLCGAVSWLDAKATKELDPMGPNQPVVKGAAIDERLGVWDSVNEAVATNSQGAVEKVTLYSILEDPMTSCGCFECICGIMPEANGVIIVNREFGDVSPVGMTFGELASMTGGGVQTPGFMGHGRFLIGSKKFMSAEGGLPRIVWMPKELKDDVADRLNKAVFEMTGIENFADMVCDETIANDSEAVLEFLESKGHPALAMDPIM
- a CDS encoding CooT family nickel-binding protein — protein: MCESSAYMITPEGETKIMDYVVDIVPNDDGSLTLSDLLGGTKIVQGKLKEVKLLNHKIIIEGLMA
- a CDS encoding M15 family metallopeptidase, which gives rise to MRIKDKKRFVIACSGLVILLILIIVVVIIGFGHKNNTNGSADNQKNLPSSAAQTPTSNKSESATNSPSKSTETTMDITTTDSLTMLVNKNHPIPESYVPADLITVDLPSTRDTQLRTVAAAGLTKLFDAASEAGLELYCCSGYRSYETQSELYDWNVSTYGVEGADLVSAQPGKSEHQLGLAMDVTSASVDFDLLESFGTTAEGQFIKDNAYKYGFIVRYPQGKTDITGYAYEPWHLRYLGVDVATDIYNSGKTMEEYFGTN
- a CDS encoding ATP-binding protein; its protein translation is MKIALTGKGGVGKTTISASLSRYFADEGFNVLTVDADPDANLGLALGMTEEMIESIVPISEMKDLVEERTAADTGSFGSMFRMNPEVADIPERYAKEFNGVKLLTMGTVDTGGSGCVCPEHVLLKMLMSHLVLYQKDVVIMDMEAGIEHLGRGTAGAVDAFIVVVEPGVRSIQTYHKVKSMAMDIGVKQVYVIGNKIRNDGDIAFLKEKIGAENIIGFLNYRDAISESDRNNKSPYDDPVMKEDIAALGKSILAIVEEKKK
- the rpmG gene encoding 50S ribosomal protein L33 produces the protein MRVKVTLACTECKQRNYDTMKNKKNNPDRLEVDKYCKFCKKHTPHKETK
- the acsE gene encoding carbon monoxide dehydrogenase/acetyl-CoA synthase methytransferase subunit, whose product is MSKFMVIGERIHCISPAIRQAFADRNPEPILLRAKEQLDAGADYLDLNIGPAEKGGEELMQWGVKLLQENFDNVPIALDTANMKAIEAGIQVYNRSKGKPIVNSADAGDRIEYVDLAAANDAMVIALCSKEGVPANNDERIAYCSELLERGMERGMEPTDLLFDPLFIVIKGMQDQLGDVLEAIQMITDMGLLTTGGLSNVSNGAPKHIRPLLDSATVAMAMQCGFSSAIVNPCDKRLMETIVACDIIKNNILYADSVLEF